In a genomic window of Gossypium arboreum isolate Shixiya-1 chromosome 9, ASM2569848v2, whole genome shotgun sequence:
- the LOC108456091 gene encoding transcription factor PRE5-like codes for MSSRRSRQSTAGVSRISDDQIIELVSKLRQLLPEIRDRRSDKVSASKVLQETCNYIRSLHREVDDLSERLSQLLATIDADSAEAAIIRSLIM; via the exons ATGTCTAGCAGAAGGTCGAGACAGTCAACAGCAGGTGTTTCGAGGATTTCAGATGATCAAATCATTGAACTTGTCTCAAAGTTACGACAGCTTCTGCCTGAGATTCGGGATAGGCGATCTGATAAG GTATCAGCATCCAAGGTCTTACAAGAGACTTGCAATTACATTAGAAGCTTGCATAGGGAGGTGGACGACCTAAGTGAACGGCTTTCACAGTTGTTGGCCACCATTGATGCTGATAGTGCCGAGGCTGCTATTATTAGGAGTTTAATTatgtaa
- the LOC108454569 gene encoding binding partner of ACD11 1-like encodes MYPGGYTAEITSLSPKATEKDLCDFFAYCGAIEHIEIIRCGEYACTAYVTFKDAYSLETAVLLSGATIGDQSVCISKWGSYGDDSYPWDSSTWKTEEDTSSSVTHMHPFVYSPGEAVTVVKTMLAKGYVLGKDALIKAKDLDESYRVSATAAAKVAELSNRIGLTDKINTSMETVKSVDEKYHVSDITKSVATVTGTAVVTAASFTGRTAVAATNAVVNSSYFAKGALWVSGMLNRAAEAAADLGKHGNKQTHT; translated from the exons ATGTACCCTGGAGGTTACACGGCTGAAATTACGAGCTTATCTCCAAAAGCTACCGAGAAGGATCTCTGTGACTTTTTCGCATACTGTGGTGCAATTGAGCATATTGAAATTATCAG atgtggcgaatatgcatgtacGGCTTATGTGACATTTAAAGATGCCTATTCACTCGAAACTGCTGTCTTACTCAGT GGAGCTACAATTGGTGATCAGTCCGTATGCATATCAAAGTGGGGTTCGTATGGTGATGATTCATATCCTTGGGATAGTTCTACATGGAAGACTGAAGAGGATACTAGCTCATCG GTTACTCATATGCACCCATTTGTTTATAGTCCTGGAGAAGCGGTGACTGTTGTCAAAACAATGCTAGCCAAGGGATATGTTTTAGGCAAAGATGCTCTTATCAAGGCCAAAGACTTAGACGAGTCCTATCGGGTCTCGGCTACTGCAGCAGCTAAAGTTGCTGAGCTTAGCAATAGAATCGGCCTTACTGATAAGATTAACACTAGCATGGAAACTGTAAAATCAGTGGACGAGAAGTATCATGTTTCGGATATCACCAAATCAGTTGCAACAGTTACCGGGACTGCAGTGGTAACAGCTGCAAGTTTTACAGGGAGAACCGCTGTAGCAGCTACCAACGCCGTAGTCAATAGCAGCTATTTTGCCAAGGGAGCACTTTGGGTTTCGGGCATGTTGAACCGTGCAGCTGAAGCGGCCGCTGATCTGGGTAAACATGGAAACAAACAAACACACACCTAG
- the LOC108456503 gene encoding uncharacterized protein At3g28850-like, with translation MGCASSRQKRCWHCRAPYSPVPRSYTMHVHHPAQHRGDSYHVVALTSTTLGNLKIESSHQSNGNNTFNVAAFNGNLENNGNVKEKKEQQSKGLSMIEAEVWSKMIEDKIPKVIPKTPIATPPGEPETINTWELMAGLEDLSPRPPSHIRSFSNGRVSQKPLWVQFEEEEEDQKSDSVITDFDPEIISSFRKTLEQLPSTNPFHLRLKKDKLVLYFTSLRGVRKTYEDCCHIRLILKTLGVRIDERDVSMHSGFKDELKELMGEQGCGGLPKVFIGKKYIGGADEIRQMHEEGTLMKAIEGCEMMDGDDIGPCEACGDIRFVPCETCSGSCKVYYEDDDENEDGVELEHEDGGEGDYGFQRCPDCNENGLIRCPICWY, from the coding sequence ATGGGTTGTGCAAGTTCCAGGCAAAAACGATGCTGGCATTGCCGAGCACCGTATTCACCTGTTCCAAGAAGCTACACAATGCATGTTCATCACCCAGCACAACACAGAGGCGATAGCTACCATGTCGTAGCATTAACATCCACCACATTAGGTAACTTAAAGATAGAATCAAGCCACCAAAGCAATGGCAACAACACCTTCAATGTTGCAGCCTTCAATGGCAATCTCGAAAACAATGGGAATGTGAAGGAAAAGAAGGAACAACAAAGTAAAGGTTTGTCCATGATTGAAGCTGAAGTTTGGTCCAAAATGATTGAAGATAAGATCCCAAAAGTTATCCCCAAAACACCTATTGCAACTCCCCCCGGTGAGCCTGAAACAATTAACACATGGGAATTAATGGCTGGCCTTGAAGACCTTAGTCCTCGTCCTCCATCTCATATTAGAAGCTTTTCAAATGGCAGAGTGTCTCAAAAGCCACTATGGGTTcaatttgaagaagaagaagaagatcaaaAATCAGATTCAGTAATCACAGATTTCGATCCTGAAATCATTTCTAGCTTTAGGAAAACACTTGAACAACTCCCTTCTACTAACCCTTTTCATCTCAGGCTTAAAAAAGACAAACTTGTTTTATATTTCACAAGTTTAAGAGGTGTTAGAAAGACATACGAGGATTGTTGTCATATTAGGTTAATCCTTAAAACCTTAGGTGTTCGTATCGATGAACGTGATGTTTCAATGCATTCAGGGTTCAAAgatgaattaaaagagttaatgGGGGAACAAGGGTGTGGTGGATTGCCAAAGGTTTTTATTGGGAAAAAATACATCGGTGGAGCTGATGAAATAAGGCAAATGCATGAAGAAGGTACACTAATGAAAGCCATTGAAGGGTGTGAAATGATGGATGGTGATGATATTGGACCATGTGAAGCTTGTGGTGATATCAGGTTCGTGCCATGTGAGACTTGTTCAGGCAGTTGTAAAGTGTACTATGAAGATGATGATGAAAATGAAGATGGTGTGGAATTAGAACATGAAGATGGTGGAGAAGGTGACTATGGATTCCAAAGGTGTCCGGACTGTAACGAAAACGGACTTATCCGATGTCCGATTTGTTGGTACTAA